A region from the Arachis ipaensis cultivar K30076 chromosome B01, Araip1.1, whole genome shotgun sequence genome encodes:
- the LOC107630984 gene encoding uncharacterized protein LOC107630984 — translation MASGEGFLTDGQREILKIASQNAENLSSSPKSPSSLLSSEHHHVKAPAGGGKAQTAGIAVRHVRRSHSGKLVRVKKDGAGGKGTWGKLLDTEGEAHLDRNDPNYDSGEEPYQLVGSTVMDPLDDFKKAVVSIIEEYFSTGDVDVAASDLKELGSSEYYPYFIKRLVSMAMDRHDKEKEMASVLLSALYADVISPAQIRDGFFMLIESADDLAVDILDAVDILALFLARAVVDDILPPAFLARARKALPEPSKGALVVQTAEKSYLSAPHHAELVERRWGGSTHITVEEVKKKIADLLREYVESGDTFEACRCIRELGVSFFHHEVVKRALVLAMENRSAEPLMLKLLKEAAEEGLISSSQMVKGFSRLAEGLDDLALDIPSAKALFLSLVPKAISEGWLDASFVNPNGDNGEIQVEDEKMRKYKKEAVTIIHEYFLSDDIPELIRSLEDLGAPEYNAIFLKKLITLAMDRKNREKEMASVLLSALHIEIFSTEDIVNGFVMLLESAEDTALDILDASNELALFLARTVIDDVLAPLNLEEIAIRLPPKCSGTETVRMARTLIAARHAGERLLRCWGGGTGWAVEDAKDKIMKLLEEYESGGVVSEACQCIRDLGMPFFNHEVVKKALVMAMEKKNDRMLDLLQEGFSEGLITINQMTKGFTRIKDSLDDLALDIPNAKEKFGFYVQHAQTKGWLLPSFDSCATEV, via the exons ATGGCATCTGGCGAGGGGTTTCTTACGGATGGACAGAGGGAGATTCTCAAGATCGCTAGTCAGAACGCAGAAAATCTGTCGTCGTCGCCGAAATCGCCGTCGTCGCTGCTTTCATCTGAGCATCATCATGTTAAGGCTCCTGCTGGCGGCGGAAAGGCTCAAACCGCTGGGATTGCTGTGAGACACGTTCGTCGGTCTCACTCCGGGAAGTTAGTGAGAGTGAAGAAAG ATGGTGCTGGTGGTAAGGGTACCTGGGGGAAATTGCTTGATACTGAAGGTGAAGCTCACCTAGATCGCAATGATCCAAATTATGACAGTGGCGAG GAGCCCTATCAGTTAGTTGGATCTACAGTGATGGACCCCTTGGATGATTTCAAGAAAGCCGTGGTATCTATCATAGAGGAATATTTCAGTACTGGGGATGTGGATGTGGCTGCGTCTGACCTCAAAGAACTTGGATCTAGTGAATATTATCCATATTTTATCAAGCGCCTTGTGTCGATGGCCATGGACAGGCATGATAAGGAGAAAGAAATGGCGTCTGTTCTGCTCTCAGCATTGTATGCTGATGTCATCAGCCCTGCACAGATCAGAGATGGATTTTTTATGCTTATTGAATCTGCCGATGATCTTGCTGTGGACATACTGGATGCAGTTGATATCCTTGCTTTATTCCTGGCACGGGCTGTCGTTGATGACATTCTTCCTCCAGCTTTCCTAGCTAGGGCAAGGAAGGCTCTTCCAGAGCCTTCCAAGGGTGCTCTGGTAGTCCAGACTGCTGAGAAGAGTTATCTCTCTGCTCCCCACCATGCGGAACTTGTGGAGAGGCGATGGGGTGGTAGCACTCACATCAccgttgaagaagtgaagaagaaGATTGCCGATTTATTAAGGGAATATGTGGAGAGTGGTGACACATTTGAAGCCTGTAGGTGCATACGTGAGTTGGGGGTTTCATTCTTCCATCATGAGGTTGTGAAGAGGGCTCTAGTACTTGCCATGGAGAACCGTTCAGCAGAACCACTGATGTTGAAGCTACtaaaagaagcagcagaagaagGACTCATTAGTTCCAGTCAAATGGTCAAAGGATTTTCTCGATTGGCAGAAGGCCTAGATGATCTTGCTCTTGATATTCCATCAGCTAAAGCCTTGTTTCTGTCATTGGTTCCCAAGGCAATATCTGAAGGGTGGCTTGATGCATCATTTGTGAATCCTAATGGTGACAACGGAGAAATTCAAGTTGAAGACGAGAAGATGCGGAAGTACAAAAAGGAAGCTGTAACCATAATTCACGAGTATTTTCTGTCTGATGATATTCCTGAACTGATTCGGAGTCTTGAAGATCTTGGTGCACCTGAGTATAATGCAATATTCTTGAAGAAGCTAATAACTCTTGCCATGGACAGAAAGAACAGAGAAAAGGAAATGGCATCTGTACTGCTATCTGCTCTACATATAGAAATTTTCTCGACAGAGGATATAGTTAATGGTTTTGTCATGCTTCTTGAAAGTGCAGAAGATACGGCACTAGATATATTGGATGCTTCAAATGAACTTGCTCTGTTCTTGGCTCGGACTGTGATAGATGATGTATTGGCCCCTCTGAATTTGGAAGAAATTGCCATTAGGTTACCCCCAAAGTGCAGTGGGACCGAGACGGTGCGAATGGCACGCACACTCATAGCAGCTCGTCATGCTGGTGAGAGGCTGTTGAGATGTTGGGGTGGTGGGACCGGATGGGCTGTTGAGGATGCCAAGGACAAGATCATGAAACTCTTGGAGGAGTATGAAAGCGGCGGGGTTGTGAGTGAAGCTTGCCAGTGTATCCGGGACCTTGGAATGCCCTTCTTCAACCATGAGGTAGTTAAGAAAGCTTTGGTCATGGCCATGGAGAAGAAGAATGACAGGATGCTTGATCTGCTGCAGGAGGGATTCAGTGAGGGTTTGATCACCATCAATCAGATGACGAAAGGGTTCACCCGGATCAAGGACAGTCTTGATGATCTGGCTCTGGACATTCCAAATGCAAAGGAGAAGTTTGGGTTCTATGTGCAGCATGCCCAGACCAAGGGTTGGCTTCTACCGTCATTTGATTCCTGTGCCACAGAGGTCTAA
- the LOC107607409 gene encoding peroxisomal nicotinamide adenine dinucleotide carrier-like encodes MEEKKEALRRAASESSLAGSILREKLAKLDSKKPRPYGTIHAANEVYSEAGIVGFWKGVIPALILVCNPSIQFMIYESSLKRLKARSAKKQGGITALEV; translated from the exons ATGGAGGAAAAGAAAGAGGCCTTGAGGAGGGCAGCTTCTGAAAGCAGCTTAGCAGGCTcaattttaagagagaaattaGCTAAACTTGATTCTAAGAAACCTCGGCCATATGGAACTATACATGCA GCTAATGAAGTGTATAGTGAAGCTGGTATTGTTGGATTTTGGAAGGGTGTCATTCCTGCACTTATTTTG GTCTGCAATCCATCAATACAGTTTATGATTTATGAGAGCTCATTAAAGCGTCTAAAGGCGCGGTCGGCTAAGAAGCAGGGTGGTATAACTGCATTGGAGGTATAG
- the LOC107607417 gene encoding uncharacterized protein LOC107607417, producing MINLYISVQQKCGQTKTRHVDYINLLYSFIPKNISKTLKKNVLHLDSIFSPLSNVSHSRFSDSSSLFSPTSTTTSQLESLSVSLESRLSHTRRRLASSPGSQRLAAFPGLIVVGDRSNSSGRRRSSSSGFGTSPSPSHCVSGISRNSLHRRRATGEKVVWRKKRKFNSDIGVHGQANFPSFATHRDVHPPPPMHLFQGVLSKGTMLTYNQVMEVAKNFRRIVLRTQTIVQDQMHQAISLSITS from the exons ATGATAAATTTATATATATCGGTACAACAAAAATGTGGACAAACTAAAACACGACACGTGGATTATATTAATCTCTTATACTCATTCATAccaaaaaatatatctaaaacactaaaaaaaaatgttcttcatCTTGACTCGATTTTCTCACCTCTCTCAAACGTCTCTCACTCTCGATTCTCAGActcaagctctctcttctctcccaCTTCCACTACCACTAGCCAACTAGAGTCTCTCTCAGTCTCACTCGAGTCTCGTCTCAGTCACACTCGCCGGCGTCTCGCCTCGTCACCAGGGTCTCAACGTCTCGCGGCCTTCCCTGGGCTCATCGTCGTCGGCGACAGAAGCAACTCGTCGGGTCGTCGTCGCTCGTCGTCTTCTGGTTTCGGGACCTCGCCGTCGCCGAGTCACTGCGTTTCAGGTATTTCTAGGAATTCTTTGCACAGGAGGCGCGCCACTGGTGAAAAGGTGGTTTGGAGAAAGAAgagaaa GTTCAATTCTGACATTGGCGTACATGGCCAAGCAAATTTTCCATCATTTGCAACTCATCGAGATGTTCATCCACCACCACCTATGCATTTGTTTCAAGGTGTTCTTTCCAAGGGCACTATGCTAACTTACAACCAAGTCATGGAAGTTGCAAAAAATTTCAGAAG GATAGTACTGAGGACTCAAACCATCGTTCAGGATCAAATGCATCAGGCAATAAGCCTTTCTATAACTTCTTAG